The Eurosta solidaginis isolate ZX-2024a chromosome 4, ASM4086904v1, whole genome shotgun sequence genome includes a window with the following:
- the LOC137250064 gene encoding uncharacterized protein: MTRRDSRKAGLHGSNKKQVGDKDRTSKTIADEDESAIVEQEDTGREEGAIGDDRNQVVETSRGGQRIIPVGDIPSPEVSLLDKVSGELLQKFESMFFQYQMDVNKTTADAINEAMLKLRKDVRSLGDRVSAVERHHSNDKLDEKSGSGEQALVDRSCEECESNGPSGDQRSQACRRLFTDSPDGNTGVARTDKLKFKIIKDWGLRYAGNSKSIPVERFLFRVETLQKRHNISSEDLYANFHLLLEGSAQDWFWLFMEEHSEGKNVGFAELRSALLNQFRKADCDEEIRQAMNERKQEFSETFDEFYASIKGRAFTMKDRMPELSLVNLMRRNLKYKIKNLIFGCHIETLQQLKEECRRAAKHLKEQEQKFPRRKLVDEVEAEPHKDACDAAEEVSLEALDGRDRKAFHRTESNRGPAEARICQTVKKVDTTEDVACSSKFHDLVCFKCNEMRTRFVLCDKCKQENHMAGGNSGKNRQNQPHPDRNKNSDNT; this comes from the coding sequence ATGACGAGAAGGGATTCGCGGAAAGCAGGGCTGCATGGCAGTAATAAGAAGCAAGTGGGGGATAAAGATAGGACTTCGAAAACAATCGCCGACGAGGACGAAAGTGCCATAGTCGAGCAAGAGGATACCGGCAGGGAAGAAGGCGCCATAGGCGATGACAGAAATCAAGTGGTCGAGACATCGCGTGGAGGCCAGCGGATCATACCCGTGGGTGACATTCCTTCGCCAGAGGTGTCGCTGTTGGACAAAGTCAGCGGCGAGCTGTTGCAGAAGTTCGAGTCGATGTTCTTCCAATACCAGATGGACGTAAATAAAACCACGGCGGATGCTATCAATGAAGCGATGTTGAAACTTCGGAAGGACGTGCGTAGCTTGGGGGATAGGGTCTCAGCCGTGGAGAGACACCACAGTAATGATAAATTAGACGAGAAATCGGGGTCTGGGGAACAGGCGTTGGTAGACCGTTCGTGCGAAGAGTGCGAGTCAAATGGTCCGTCAGGAGATCAGCGATCGCAGGCCTGCCGGCGGCTGTTCACCGATTCACCAGATGGTAATACCGGGGTCGCACGGACCGATAAGTTgaagtttaaaataattaaagattGGGGCTTGAGATATGCGGGAAACTCGAAGTCAATACCCGTTGAAAGGTTTTTGTTTCGGGTGGAAACGTTACAAAAACGTCACAACATTTCTTCGGAGGATTTATATGCCAACTTTCATTTGCTTTTGGAGGGATCGGCACAGGATTGGTTTTGGCTGTTTATGGAGGAACATTCGGAAGGGAAAAATGTAGGGTTTGCCGAACTCCGTAGCGCGTTGCTGAACCAGTTCAGGAAAGCCGATTGCGACGAAGAGATTAGACAGGCAATGAACGAAAGGAAACAGGAATTTTCTGAAACATTTGACGAATTTTACGCAAGCATCAAGGGTAGGGCATTTACGATGAAGGATCGGATGCCCGAGCTTAGTTTAGTTAACCTGATGAGACGAAATTTGAAATACAAAATTAAGAACTTGATTTTTGGATGTCACATAGAAACGCTGCAGCAGCTGAAGGAGGAGTGCAGGCGGGCCGCGAAGCACCTCAAGGAACAAGAGCAAAAGTTTCCGAGGAGGAAGCTGGTCGACGAGGTAGAGGCAGAGCCTCACAAGGACGCATGCGACGCCGCGGAGGAGGTATCATTGGAGGCGCTGGACGGTCGAGATCGCAAGGCGTTTCACCGAACCGAATCGAATAGAGGACCCGCAGAGGCGAGGATCTGCCAAACGGTCAAAAAGGTGGATACGACAGAAGATGTGGCGTGCAGTTCCAAATTCCATGACCTGGTTTGCTTCAAATGCAACGAGATGCGAACGAGATTTGTGCTGTGCGACAAATGCAAACAGGAAAACCACATGGCTGGCGGCAACTCTGGGAAGAACCGTCAGAACCAGCCACACCCGGACCGAAACAAGAACAGTGACAATACTTAA